From Drosophila yakuba strain Tai18E2 chromosome 2L, Prin_Dyak_Tai18E2_2.1, whole genome shotgun sequence, one genomic window encodes:
- the LOC6528849 gene encoding palmitoyltransferase ZDHHC20-B isoform X5 produces the protein MGNDDHRRRKTPCGFCMAVFKWIPVLFITAVIAWSYYAYVVELCIRNSQNRISMIFMLLFYHLFLTLFMWSYWRTIMTSVGRIPDQWRIPDEEVSRLFRADSPDTQKRILNNFARDLPVTNRTMNGSVRFCEKCKIIKPDRAHHCSVCSCCVLKMDHHCPWVNNCVNFYNYKYFVLFLGYALVYCLYVAFTSLHDFVEFWKVGAYDNNGYSAQGQLNASGMGRFHILFLFFIAIMFAISLVSLFGYHIYLVLVNRTTLESFRAPIFRVGGPDKNGYNLGRYANFCEVFGDDWQYWFLPVFSSRGDGYSYPTSSDQSRVSTTSPVQRYDAMGDTAASSKKHQRPANPAVAGPAAISIPGRTQRATGAAGKRPIIKLHHGSSQV, from the exons ATGGGCAACGACGATCATCGACGGCGAAAGACACCCTGCGGATTTTGCATGGCAGTCTTCAAATGGATACCAGTGCTATTTATTACCGCGGTAATAGCTTGGTCCTATTACGCTTATGTGGTCGAGCTATGCATCC GCAACTCGCAAAACCGCATTAGTATGATCTTCATGCTTCTGTTCTACCACCTTTTCCTCACCCTGTTCATGTGGTCTTACTGGCGCACCATAATGACCTCCGTAGGCCGAATACCGGATCAG TGGCGAATACCGGATGAGGAAGTATCGCGACTTTTCCGTGCCGACAGCCCGGACACCCAAAAACGCATTCTTAACAACTTTGCGCGCGATTTGCCAGTAACGAATCG CACAATGAATGGTTCGGTGCGGTTCTGCGAGAAATGCAAGATCATAAAGCCAGACCGAGCTCACCACTGTAGTGTGTGCAGTTGCTGTGTACTGAAGATGGATCACCACTGCCCCTGGGTAAACAACTGCGTCAACTTTTACAACTACAAGTACTTCGTTCTGTTCCTGGGCTACGCGCTCGTCTACTGCCTGTATGTGGCGTTCACCTCGCTGCACGACTTTGTTGAGTTCTGGAAGGTAGGTGCA TACGATAATAATGGTTACTCGGCACAGGGACAACTAAATGCCAGCGGAATGGGGCGTTTTCACATCTTGTTCCTGTTCTTTATTGCTATTATGTTTGCCATTAGTTTGGTGAGTTTGTTTGGCTACCACATCTACCTTGTGCTAGTGAATCGCACGACATTGG AGTCGTTCAGGGCTCCGATCTTCCGCGTTGGCGGTCCCGACAAGAATGGCTATAACTTGGGCCGCTATGCCAATTTCTGCGAGGTATTTGGCGACGACTGGCAATACTGGTTCCTGCCCGTGTTTTCCAG TCGCGGTGATGGTTACAGCTATCCGACCTCCAGCGACCAGAGTCGAGTGTCCACCACTTCTCCAGTCCAGCGGTACGATGCAATGGGAGATACGGCCGCAAGCAG TAAGAAGCACCAGCGTCCAGCCAACCCAGCTGTTGCAGGTCCAGCCGCCATCTCCATTCCGGGACGAACTCAACGAGCGACAGGAGCAGCTGGCAAACGACCAATCATTAAACTGCATCACGGCAGCAGCCAGGTCTAG